One Myxococcus stipitatus DNA segment encodes these proteins:
- a CDS encoding YcaO-like family protein: MRAAPTDIPGGGTGSATRKHFREGTHRCVSPAQTLERVRPLMPVMGITRVANVTGLDTVGIPVVMVTRPNSRSLAVSQGKGLTLEAAKASGLMESVEGYHAEHVTLPLRLATYNELRYRAPAVDVAGLPRLSVSLFHPNWRMLWVEGMDLMGAGPLWLPFDLVHTDFSLPLPTGSGAFLMSSNGLASGNHVLEATLHGLCEVVERDSTALWFARGPREQAATRLDLGSVDDAACRSVLETYARAGVSVGVWETTTDVGVPAFTCSIVDTEPEPLRPVAVASGMGCHPSREVALLRALTEAAQSRLTRISGARDDLHRKAYEQAREGVVAERLRARLREEPPARCFRGAPTHDGDTLEDDLGWVLSRLREAGLGQVVAVDLTKPELGIPVVRVVVPGLESTHEAPGYLPGPRARRVLQEQAT, encoded by the coding sequence ATGCGCGCCGCGCCCACGGACATCCCCGGCGGAGGCACCGGCTCCGCGACACGCAAGCACTTCCGCGAAGGCACCCACCGCTGCGTGTCCCCCGCCCAGACGCTGGAGCGGGTGCGCCCGCTCATGCCGGTGATGGGCATCACCCGCGTCGCCAACGTCACCGGCCTGGACACCGTCGGCATCCCCGTGGTGATGGTGACGCGCCCCAACTCGCGCTCGCTGGCCGTGTCCCAGGGCAAGGGGCTGACGCTGGAGGCGGCGAAGGCGTCCGGGTTGATGGAGTCCGTGGAGGGCTATCACGCCGAGCACGTCACGCTGCCGTTGAGGCTGGCCACGTACAACGAGCTGCGTTACCGCGCGCCGGCGGTGGACGTGGCCGGCCTGCCCCGGCTGTCGGTGAGCCTGTTCCATCCCAACTGGCGGATGTTGTGGGTGGAGGGCATGGACCTGATGGGCGCGGGCCCCCTGTGGCTCCCCTTCGACCTGGTCCACACGGACTTCTCGCTGCCACTGCCCACCGGCAGCGGCGCCTTCCTGATGAGCAGCAACGGGCTCGCCTCCGGCAACCACGTCCTCGAGGCCACGCTCCATGGCCTGTGCGAGGTCGTGGAGCGCGACTCCACCGCGCTCTGGTTCGCGCGCGGACCCCGGGAGCAGGCCGCCACCCGCCTGGACCTGGGCAGCGTGGACGACGCGGCGTGCCGGTCGGTGCTGGAGACCTATGCGCGCGCGGGAGTGTCGGTGGGCGTCTGGGAGACGACCACGGACGTGGGCGTCCCCGCGTTCACCTGCTCCATCGTCGACACCGAGCCGGAGCCGCTGCGGCCCGTCGCCGTCGCGTCGGGCATGGGCTGTCATCCCTCCCGCGAGGTGGCCCTGCTGCGCGCGTTGACGGAGGCGGCGCAGAGCCGGCTGACGCGCATCAGCGGCGCGCGTGACGACCTGCACCGCAAGGCCTATGAGCAGGCGCGCGAGGGCGTCGTCGCGGAGCGGCTGCGCGCGCGCCTGCGCGAGGAGCCCCCCGCGCGCTGCTTCCGCGGGGCGCCGACCCACGACGGAGACACGCTGGAGGACGACCTGGGCTGGGTGCTGTCGCGGCTGCGCGAGGCGGGCCTGGGGCAGGTGGTGGCGGTGGACCTCACCAAGCCAGAGCTGGGCATCCCCGTGGTGCGCGTGGTGGTCCCCGGCCTGGAGTCCACGCACGAGGCGCCCGGCTACCTGCCGGGGCCTCGCGCCAGGCGCGTCCTCCAGGAGCAGGCGACATGA
- a CDS encoding SDR family NAD(P)-dependent oxidoreductase yields MKLIANSAIVTGGAQGIGLAIAARLMREGTSVLVFGRTESKVLAAAERLTREAEGRARAVACAGDVCRAEDVARALDVATAELGLPGILVNNAGTIGLSLLVDLPEEELDRMFQVNVKGPFLFMKAFSRALIAAKKTGVVVNVTSLFQEVVTEGMGHYAASKAGLWNLSRAAALELGRHGIRVNVVAPGATLTPLAADFIEEPTMSRELRARTPLGRPHGTPDDVARVVAFLCAEESSWMTGESLTVDGGNHLRGMHSYWDTLNPPR; encoded by the coding sequence GTGAAGCTCATCGCGAACAGCGCCATCGTGACAGGAGGCGCGCAGGGAATTGGCCTGGCCATCGCCGCGCGCCTGATGCGCGAGGGCACCAGCGTGCTCGTCTTCGGGAGGACGGAGTCGAAGGTGCTCGCGGCGGCCGAACGCCTCACCCGCGAGGCAGAGGGGCGCGCCCGCGCGGTCGCCTGTGCGGGCGACGTCTGTCGCGCGGAGGACGTGGCCCGGGCGCTCGACGTCGCCACGGCCGAACTGGGGCTGCCGGGCATCCTGGTGAACAACGCGGGCACCATCGGCCTGTCGCTCCTCGTGGACCTGCCCGAGGAGGAGCTCGACCGCATGTTCCAGGTCAACGTGAAGGGGCCCTTCCTCTTCATGAAGGCCTTCTCTCGCGCGCTCATCGCCGCGAAGAAGACAGGCGTGGTGGTGAACGTGACGTCGCTCTTCCAGGAGGTGGTGACGGAGGGCATGGGCCACTACGCCGCCTCGAAGGCCGGGCTGTGGAACCTGTCACGCGCCGCGGCGCTGGAGCTGGGCCGCCACGGCATCCGCGTCAACGTGGTGGCGCCGGGCGCCACCCTCACGCCGCTGGCGGCCGACTTCATCGAGGAGCCGACGATGAGCCGCGAGCTGCGCGCGCGCACGCCCCTGGGCAGGCCCCACGGGACGCCGGACGACGTGGCGCGCGTGGTCGCCTTCCTCTGCGCGGAGGAGTCCTCCTGGATGACCGGGGAGAGCCTCACCGTGGACGGCGGCAACCACCTGCGGGGCATGCACAGCTACTGGGACACGCTGAACCCGCCCCGGTAG
- a CDS encoding TfuA-like protein, translated as MRAFVFAGPTLRAEDRVLLPGVEFLPPAQQGDVYRAARERPAAIGIIDGFFEHVPAVWHKEILWALSEGIHVFGASSMGALRAAELASFGMEGVGAIYQAFHRGDLEDDDEVAVAHAGAEDGWRPLSEAMVNLRATLAAARDAGVVGEGTRAALERVAKGLFYVDRSWPKVLALGASAGAPAPELESLGAWLPTGRVDVKRADARALLETMRIRLAEGLAPKQTRFSFQHTDAWEEARRRADRVPLRGDPGHTLEGLPPEALLDELRLRGRMPEARRASMARALAVEEARRVGREPDAEELRATEDALRHQHQLSASDFEQWKQAQHVDDLSRLLRDESHVRWVETLFAPDVLRHLADHLRLTGEYAELVRRARDKEQVLAAVGLSAPRLEDAGITEPALWAWYFEEHHGRLVPSDLDRAALDHGFSGLDAMRRAALRELTYVLTQAGQRP; from the coding sequence ATGAGGGCCTTCGTCTTCGCGGGCCCCACGCTGCGCGCCGAGGACCGGGTGCTCTTGCCCGGCGTGGAGTTCCTCCCGCCCGCGCAGCAGGGCGACGTGTACCGCGCCGCGAGAGAGAGGCCGGCGGCCATCGGCATCATCGACGGCTTCTTCGAGCACGTGCCCGCCGTCTGGCACAAGGAGATCCTCTGGGCCCTCTCCGAGGGCATCCATGTCTTCGGCGCCTCCAGCATGGGCGCGCTGCGCGCCGCGGAGCTGGCGTCCTTCGGCATGGAGGGCGTGGGCGCCATCTACCAGGCCTTCCATCGCGGCGACCTGGAGGACGACGACGAGGTCGCGGTGGCCCACGCCGGCGCCGAGGACGGCTGGCGCCCCCTGTCCGAAGCGATGGTGAACCTGCGCGCCACGCTCGCGGCGGCCCGCGACGCGGGCGTCGTCGGCGAGGGCACCCGCGCCGCCCTGGAGCGCGTGGCCAAGGGCCTCTTCTACGTCGACCGCTCCTGGCCGAAGGTGCTGGCGCTCGGCGCGAGCGCGGGCGCGCCGGCGCCCGAGCTGGAGTCGCTGGGGGCCTGGCTCCCCACGGGGCGCGTGGACGTCAAGCGCGCGGACGCGAGGGCGCTGCTCGAGACGATGCGGATCCGGCTGGCGGAGGGGCTCGCGCCGAAGCAGACGCGCTTCTCGTTCCAGCACACGGATGCCTGGGAGGAGGCGCGGCGCAGGGCCGACCGCGTCCCCCTGCGAGGAGACCCCGGCCATACCCTGGAGGGGCTCCCTCCCGAGGCCCTGCTCGACGAGCTCCGGCTCCGAGGGCGGATGCCGGAGGCGCGCAGGGCGAGCATGGCGCGCGCGCTCGCGGTGGAGGAGGCCCGGCGCGTGGGCCGAGAACCGGATGCCGAGGAGCTGCGCGCCACCGAGGACGCGCTCCGTCACCAGCACCAGCTCTCCGCCAGCGACTTCGAGCAGTGGAAGCAAGCGCAGCACGTGGACGACCTCTCCCGACTGCTGCGCGACGAGTCCCACGTGCGCTGGGTGGAGACCCTCTTCGCCCCGGACGTCCTGCGCCACCTCGCGGACCACCTGCGCCTGACGGGCGAGTACGCGGAGCTGGTGCGCCGGGCCCGGGACAAGGAGCAGGTCCTCGCCGCGGTGGGGCTGAGCGCGCCGCGCCTGGAGGACGCGGGCATCACCGAGCCCGCCCTCTGGGCCTGGTACTTCGAGGAGCACCACGGCCGGCTGGTCCCCTCGGACCTCGACCGGGCGGCGCTCGACCACGGCTTCTCCGGCCTGGACGCCATGCGTCGCGCGGCGCTGCGCGAGCTGACCTACGTGCTCACCCAGGCGGGACAGCGGCCCTGA
- a CDS encoding sigma-54-dependent transcriptional regulator has protein sequence MHEEMPQLMSALRGAKDFETAAATTLKRMLAVAQEAVASSRYAARARVLRGIVHLRPGEAYRRLAALDVGAKEITEANVGTPFFTSATAWRAVVEHRCAVSIDVNVGTVQPHAPDAPVTGDPGLAGFHSNESRQRFLGRHATHVCVLPLRTPGGGIEGMISLEADCLAAMGQEFVWRDAGEQLQLLADVAAPYLAGLPQRPVATPEVDEFLPVVGRSMAELLPILRVFALQDETILISGATGAGKSRLARWCHERSNRRGKPFETLDLVTVPEDLQMAELFGWKKGAFTGAVRDAPGSVARADGGTLFIDEIDKLSLKAQAGLLHLLESRSYRPLGEGTGERQADVRFIIGTNADLHAEVRAGRFREDLYYRVNVLPVRMPALQERQDEIPLWAQYMVNRRHKERVPEGSARVTQDAERLLVGSSWPGNLRQLDNIVRRAYTLAMVEHGVAGGELVLHEKHVARALDYEQAPGSKPLPEALRAAAQAFVAEARRRNAPLDLDLADAFRGLVLGMAIRQVGRDDGFKLLGRESLVKNRNHHKALKRELEKVEALYKALGEDASPFADLLSEDEAA, from the coding sequence ATGCACGAGGAGATGCCGCAGCTCATGAGCGCGCTGCGGGGGGCGAAGGACTTCGAGACGGCGGCGGCCACCACCCTGAAGCGGATGCTGGCCGTGGCCCAGGAGGCGGTTGCGTCCAGTCGGTACGCAGCCCGCGCCCGGGTGCTCCGCGGAATCGTCCACCTGCGGCCCGGTGAGGCCTATCGCCGGCTGGCCGCGCTCGATGTGGGGGCGAAGGAGATTACGGAAGCCAATGTGGGGACGCCCTTCTTCACGTCGGCGACGGCGTGGCGGGCGGTGGTGGAGCACCGGTGCGCGGTGTCCATCGACGTGAACGTGGGCACGGTGCAGCCGCACGCGCCGGACGCGCCGGTGACGGGCGACCCGGGGCTGGCGGGCTTCCACAGCAACGAGAGCCGGCAGCGCTTCCTCGGGCGGCACGCCACGCACGTGTGCGTGCTGCCGCTGCGCACGCCGGGCGGCGGCATCGAGGGCATGATTTCGCTGGAGGCCGACTGCCTGGCGGCGATGGGGCAGGAGTTCGTCTGGCGCGACGCCGGCGAGCAGCTGCAGCTCCTGGCGGACGTGGCGGCGCCCTACCTGGCCGGGCTGCCCCAGCGGCCCGTGGCCACGCCGGAGGTGGACGAGTTCCTCCCGGTGGTGGGCCGCTCCATGGCGGAGCTGTTGCCCATCCTGCGCGTGTTCGCGCTCCAGGACGAGACCATCCTCATCAGCGGCGCGACGGGCGCGGGCAAGTCGCGGCTGGCGCGCTGGTGCCACGAGCGCTCCAACCGCCGCGGCAAGCCGTTCGAGACGCTGGACCTGGTGACGGTGCCGGAAGACCTCCAGATGGCGGAGCTCTTCGGTTGGAAGAAGGGCGCCTTCACGGGCGCCGTGCGCGACGCGCCGGGCAGCGTGGCGCGCGCGGACGGCGGCACGCTGTTCATCGACGAAATCGACAAGCTGTCGCTCAAGGCGCAGGCGGGCCTGCTGCACCTGCTGGAGTCACGCAGCTACCGCCCCCTGGGCGAGGGCACCGGCGAGCGGCAGGCGGACGTGCGCTTCATCATCGGCACCAACGCGGACCTGCACGCGGAGGTGCGGGCGGGGCGCTTCCGCGAGGACCTCTACTACCGCGTCAACGTGCTGCCCGTGCGCATGCCGGCCCTGCAGGAGCGGCAGGACGAAATCCCGCTGTGGGCCCAGTACATGGTGAACCGGCGCCACAAGGAGCGGGTGCCGGAGGGCTCCGCGCGCGTGACGCAGGACGCGGAGCGGCTCCTGGTGGGCAGCTCCTGGCCGGGCAACCTGCGTCAACTCGACAACATCGTCCGCCGCGCCTACACGCTGGCCATGGTGGAGCACGGCGTCGCGGGCGGCGAACTGGTGCTCCACGAGAAGCACGTCGCCCGGGCGTTGGACTACGAGCAGGCGCCCGGGAGCAAGCCCCTGCCGGAGGCCCTGCGCGCCGCCGCCCAGGCCTTCGTGGCCGAGGCCCGACGCCGCAACGCGCCACTGGACCTGGACCTGGCGGACGCGTTCCGCGGCCTGGTGCTGGGCATGGCCATCCGCCAGGTGGGCCGCGACGACGGCTTCAAGCTGCTCGGACGCGAGAGCCTGGTGAAGAACCGCAACCACCACAAGGCGCTCAAGCGGGAGCTGGAGAAGGTGGAGGCCCTCTACAAGGCCCTGGGCGAGGACGCCTCGCCTTTCGCGGACCTGTTGTCGGAGGACGAGGCTGCCTGA
- a CDS encoding serine/threonine-protein kinase PknK → MLARPMTKEASSVPAVPGRLPGLPEVGATLGPYLLLEVLGQGGMGVVYRGRHPDTGEAVAVKTVRAAAEVPLASLRREVHALRRLRHPGVVRIVDEGVEAGLPWYAMELLRGQTLRQATPPPSTEPLKEARLRAALTLARGLCSALGFLHANGIVHRDLKPENVFLRPDGTPVLMDFGIAARFGGSRGRETLDVSGAVVGSDTYMAPEQLRGDYVDARADLYALGCLLYEQLTGRPPFVPGREGPLPHQHLHLSPVPPSLRVAGIPVGLDALVLRLLAKKPQERPGYAEDVAAALEALGAEGAVPSAQAAPRTPAYLYRPDMAGRGGELGRLTAALDAAERGQGGRVFLGGESGAGKTRLALELASEAAWRRMAVVTGECIPLGVGGADVHAAPLHPLRPLLLAVADRCNERGAEETRRLLGPRGPVLAPYEPSLAQLPGAAEHPAPAPLPAPDARARVLSALRETLRALAEDQPLLLVLDDLQWADELTVSFLQELDARHLSSRPVLLLGTYRMDEMGEALRSVVGAPDAVRVEVGRLDATSAGKMVRGMLALREVPTPFVDALVRETSGNPFFIAEYLRAAIDAGLLFRAGSGEWLFAAGDAAGGRPLPLPGSVAELIERRLSDLGPDGRALAEAASVLGREVDGELLLATAALPDSASLEAVEELRRRQVLEEAGGGRLRFVHDKLREVAYARIPPTRRSALHHRCAQRLEAGLDGTQRHTPLAASLGHHWSRAGVPSRACVWFARAAEAARAAYANGDAIGFYEAALGEAEASSLNADASPSNAPTLAIETVWEGLGEVLALSGRQDEARAAFTEALARIPQVARVRRAHVLRKVGKSLQTHHQNEEALRVYAQAGAELGPPPDSVTAVPGQHEAAWWQEWVQLQGERITVHYWLAQLDEMKALVEGVRPVMLAHGTPLQRARFFNSLVQMQLRSERYQATHETVAHARAYAQAALESEGDAEHAGARCVVSMVLLFHGALEEAQAWMEEALRGAERLGDVTLRTRGLAYLAVIHRLRGHVEATRETALKGLELATVSGMADYQGAAHANLAWVALRAGDRVTAHASATEALRLWQPLSLVYPFQWLALWPLLSVALEAEQVTAALGHARAMLAAPQQRLPDELSAPLSAALDVAATSPPDARAHLLAARDAARRLGYS, encoded by the coding sequence ATGCTGGCCCGCCCTATGACGAAGGAGGCCAGCAGCGTTCCGGCGGTGCCTGGACGGCTTCCGGGGCTGCCCGAGGTGGGCGCGACGCTCGGCCCCTATCTGCTGCTCGAGGTGCTCGGGCAGGGAGGCATGGGCGTCGTCTACCGGGGGCGGCACCCGGACACGGGCGAGGCGGTGGCGGTGAAGACGGTGCGCGCGGCGGCGGAGGTGCCGCTGGCGAGCCTGCGGCGGGAGGTCCACGCGCTGCGGCGGTTGAGGCACCCGGGCGTGGTGCGCATCGTCGACGAGGGCGTGGAGGCGGGGCTGCCCTGGTACGCGATGGAGCTGTTGCGCGGGCAGACGCTGCGGCAGGCCACGCCGCCTCCTTCGACGGAGCCCCTGAAGGAGGCGCGGCTGCGCGCGGCGCTGACGCTGGCGCGGGGGTTGTGCTCGGCGCTGGGGTTCCTGCACGCCAACGGCATCGTCCACCGGGACCTCAAGCCGGAGAACGTCTTCCTGCGGCCGGACGGCACGCCGGTGCTGATGGACTTCGGCATCGCCGCGCGCTTCGGCGGCTCGCGAGGGCGCGAGACGCTCGACGTGAGCGGCGCGGTGGTGGGCAGCGACACGTACATGGCGCCGGAGCAGCTGAGGGGCGACTACGTGGACGCCCGCGCGGACCTCTACGCCCTGGGGTGTCTGCTCTACGAGCAGCTCACCGGGAGGCCTCCCTTCGTCCCCGGGCGAGAGGGCCCGCTGCCGCACCAGCACCTGCACCTGTCGCCCGTGCCGCCCTCGCTGCGCGTCGCGGGCATCCCCGTGGGCCTGGACGCGCTGGTGCTGCGGCTGCTCGCCAAGAAGCCCCAGGAGCGCCCCGGGTACGCCGAGGACGTGGCCGCTGCGCTGGAGGCGCTCGGCGCGGAGGGCGCCGTCCCCTCGGCCCAGGCCGCGCCGCGCACGCCGGCCTACCTCTACCGGCCGGACATGGCCGGGCGCGGCGGCGAATTGGGGCGGCTGACGGCGGCGCTCGACGCGGCGGAGCGCGGCCAGGGCGGCCGCGTGTTCCTCGGCGGAGAGAGCGGCGCGGGCAAGACGCGGCTGGCGCTGGAGCTGGCGTCGGAGGCCGCGTGGCGACGCATGGCGGTGGTGACGGGCGAGTGCATCCCCCTGGGCGTGGGCGGCGCGGATGTCCACGCCGCGCCGCTGCACCCGCTGCGGCCCCTCCTGCTCGCGGTGGCGGACCGCTGCAACGAACGGGGCGCGGAGGAGACGCGGCGGCTGCTCGGGCCCCGGGGCCCCGTGCTCGCGCCCTACGAGCCTTCGCTCGCGCAGCTGCCGGGCGCGGCGGAGCACCCCGCCCCCGCGCCGCTGCCAGCCCCCGACGCGCGCGCCCGGGTGCTCTCCGCGCTCCGGGAGACGCTGCGCGCGCTCGCGGAGGACCAGCCGCTGTTGCTGGTGCTCGACGACCTGCAGTGGGCGGACGAGCTGACGGTGAGCTTCCTCCAGGAGCTGGACGCGCGGCACCTGTCCTCGCGGCCGGTGCTGCTGCTGGGCACCTACCGGATGGACGAGATGGGCGAGGCGCTGCGCTCGGTGGTCGGCGCGCCGGACGCGGTGCGCGTGGAGGTGGGCCGGCTGGACGCGACGAGCGCGGGGAAGATGGTGCGCGGGATGCTCGCGCTGCGCGAGGTGCCCACGCCGTTCGTGGACGCATTGGTGCGCGAGACGAGCGGCAACCCCTTCTTCATCGCCGAGTATCTGCGCGCCGCCATCGACGCGGGCCTGCTGTTCCGCGCCGGCTCCGGGGAGTGGCTCTTCGCGGCGGGCGACGCCGCCGGCGGGCGTCCCCTGCCCCTGCCGGGCAGCGTCGCCGAGCTCATCGAGCGGCGGCTCTCCGACCTGGGGCCGGACGGCCGCGCGCTGGCGGAGGCCGCCTCCGTGCTGGGCCGCGAGGTCGACGGCGAGCTGTTGCTGGCCACCGCCGCGCTGCCGGACAGCGCGAGCCTGGAGGCGGTGGAGGAGCTGCGCCGACGCCAGGTGCTCGAGGAGGCCGGGGGCGGACGCCTGCGCTTCGTCCACGACAAGCTGCGCGAGGTGGCCTATGCGCGCATCCCCCCGACGCGGCGCAGCGCCCTGCACCACCGCTGCGCCCAACGCCTGGAGGCGGGCCTCGACGGGACGCAGCGGCACACGCCGCTCGCCGCGAGCCTCGGCCACCACTGGTCCCGGGCGGGGGTCCCCTCTCGCGCCTGCGTGTGGTTCGCTCGCGCCGCGGAGGCCGCCCGCGCCGCCTACGCCAACGGCGACGCCATCGGCTTCTACGAGGCCGCCCTGGGCGAGGCCGAGGCGTCCTCGCTGAACGCGGACGCGTCCCCGTCGAACGCGCCCACCCTCGCCATCGAGACCGTCTGGGAGGGGCTGGGCGAGGTCCTGGCGCTCTCCGGCCGCCAGGACGAAGCGCGCGCCGCCTTCACGGAGGCCCTGGCACGGATTCCGCAGGTCGCCCGTGTCCGTCGAGCCCATGTGCTGCGGAAGGTAGGCAAGTCCTTGCAGACGCACCATCAGAACGAGGAAGCGCTGCGAGTCTATGCCCAGGCGGGGGCCGAGCTGGGCCCGCCGCCCGACAGCGTCACCGCCGTCCCCGGACAGCATGAGGCCGCCTGGTGGCAGGAGTGGGTGCAGCTCCAGGGGGAGCGAATCACCGTGCACTACTGGTTGGCGCAGCTCGACGAGATGAAGGCCCTGGTGGAGGGCGTGCGGCCGGTGATGCTCGCCCACGGCACACCCCTGCAGCGCGCGCGCTTCTTCAACTCGCTGGTGCAGATGCAGCTTCGCAGCGAGCGCTATCAGGCCACCCACGAAACCGTGGCCCACGCCCGGGCCTACGCGCAGGCCGCGCTGGAGTCAGAGGGGGACGCGGAACACGCGGGTGCCCGGTGCGTGGTGTCCATGGTGCTGCTGTTCCACGGAGCCCTGGAGGAGGCCCAGGCGTGGATGGAGGAGGCGCTGCGCGGCGCCGAGCGCCTGGGCGACGTGACGCTGCGCACGCGGGGCCTGGCCTACCTGGCGGTCATCCACCGGTTGCGAGGCCACGTGGAGGCGACGCGCGAGACGGCGCTGAAGGGCCTGGAGCTGGCCACCGTGTCGGGGATGGCGGACTACCAGGGCGCGGCCCACGCCAACCTGGCCTGGGTCGCCCTGCGCGCGGGAGACCGCGTCACCGCGCACGCCTCCGCCACCGAGGCCCTGCGCCTGTGGCAGCCCTTGTCGCTCGTCTATCCCTTTCAATGGCTGGCGCTCTGGCCCCTGTTGTCCGTGGCGCTGGAGGCGGAGCAGGTGACCGCCGCGCTGGGACACGCGCGCGCGATGCTCGCGGCGCCCCAACAGCGCCTGCCGGACGAACTCTCCGCGCCCCTCTCCGCCGCGCTCGACGTGGCGGCCACGTCGCCGCCGGACGCGAGGGCGCACCTGCTGGCCGCGAGAGACGCGGCGCGGCGATTGGGCTATTCCTAG
- a CDS encoding class I SAM-dependent methyltransferase: MEKRTDWYEHPAYYEAIFGTDTVREVDFLEALSARHGTGGSLWLEPACGAGRLVAEAAKRGKRVVGYDISEAMLAHAKKRLTPAQRRRVTLAQSRMEAFFEPSLEGSVDVAHNLVSTFRYLDSEAAALAHLEGTRRLLKPEGLYVLGFHLTDYARTSPEHERWVGRVGKDSVVCNTHEGLPERRARRSPMRNRLRVSGPGKDWLIETTWYFRTYSAPQAQKLFRAAGLDVVATYDFDYDLESPVPRNSLRLDRVFVLRPSAGGRAKASARRGATARARKSTRTKKA, encoded by the coding sequence ATGGAAAAGCGCACCGACTGGTATGAGCACCCGGCGTACTACGAAGCCATCTTCGGCACGGACACGGTGCGCGAGGTGGACTTCCTCGAGGCGCTCAGCGCGCGTCACGGCACCGGGGGTTCGTTGTGGCTGGAGCCCGCCTGCGGCGCGGGGCGGCTCGTGGCCGAGGCCGCGAAGCGCGGCAAGCGGGTGGTGGGCTACGACATCTCGGAGGCGATGCTCGCCCACGCGAAGAAGCGCCTGACGCCCGCGCAGCGTCGGCGCGTGACGCTGGCCCAGTCCCGCATGGAGGCGTTCTTCGAGCCCTCGCTGGAGGGCTCGGTGGACGTGGCCCACAACCTGGTCTCCACCTTCCGCTACCTGGACAGCGAGGCCGCGGCCCTGGCGCACCTGGAGGGCACCCGGCGGCTGCTCAAGCCGGAGGGACTCTACGTGCTGGGGTTCCACCTGACGGACTATGCGCGCACTTCACCGGAGCACGAGCGGTGGGTGGGGCGCGTGGGGAAGGACTCCGTCGTCTGCAACACGCACGAGGGCCTCCCCGAGCGTCGCGCGCGCCGCTCGCCCATGCGCAACCGGCTGCGCGTCTCGGGCCCGGGCAAGGACTGGCTCATCGAGACGACGTGGTACTTCCGCACGTACAGCGCGCCCCAGGCCCAGAAGCTGTTCCGCGCGGCGGGGTTGGACGTCGTGGCGACGTACGACTTCGACTACGACCTCGAGTCCCCCGTGCCGCGCAACAGCCTCCGGCTCGACCGCGTCTTCGTCCTGCGGCCCTCGGCGGGGGGCCGCGCGAAGGCTTCCGCGCGCCGTGGCGCGACGGCGCGGGCGCGGAAGTCGACGCGGACGAAGAAGGCCTGA
- a CDS encoding heme oxygenase (biliverdin-producing), with product MSATGSLRLPRTEQSARVRRQSESEARAAEVARPAPLSVLLAEGTARAREQAERSLFLQSLFTGSWDGVYGQYVRAQHYVGYLRQLHALYSAFEGVLPRVARGALTPVLLMPELRRAAALEEDLRYFSGEPRAEGFACVETRLHAERLREVAEDAPHLLVAHAYARCVLDLIHAPERARVVASAFELGEDQGTRFHGAYTAPELTAFQVRLHSRIDGLELEEDEALEIVQEARMAFRLHSLVCDELARGATGMGAPAGGYRGGFSVSQ from the coding sequence GTGAGCGCCACGGGCTCCCTGCGGCTGCCGCGGACGGAGCAGTCCGCGCGCGTGCGACGGCAGAGCGAGAGTGAAGCGCGAGCGGCGGAGGTCGCCCGGCCAGCGCCCCTGTCCGTGCTGCTGGCCGAGGGCACGGCGCGAGCGCGCGAGCAGGCCGAGCGCTCCCTGTTCCTCCAGTCGCTCTTCACCGGGTCGTGGGATGGCGTCTACGGCCAGTACGTCCGGGCCCAGCACTACGTCGGCTACCTGCGCCAGCTGCACGCGCTCTACTCGGCCTTCGAGGGCGTGCTGCCCCGGGTGGCGCGCGGGGCGCTGACGCCCGTGTTGCTGATGCCGGAGCTGCGCCGGGCCGCCGCGCTGGAGGAGGACCTGCGCTACTTCTCCGGCGAGCCTCGCGCGGAGGGCTTCGCGTGCGTGGAGACGCGGCTGCACGCCGAGCGGCTGCGCGAGGTGGCGGAGGACGCTCCGCATCTGCTCGTGGCGCATGCGTATGCGCGGTGCGTGCTGGACCTCATCCACGCGCCCGAGCGCGCGCGCGTCGTGGCGAGCGCCTTCGAGCTGGGCGAGGACCAGGGCACGCGCTTCCACGGCGCGTACACCGCCCCGGAGCTGACGGCGTTCCAGGTGCGGCTGCACTCGCGCATCGACGGGCTGGAGCTGGAGGAGGACGAGGCGCTCGAAATCGTGCAGGAGGCGCGCATGGCCTTCCGCCTCCACTCCCTGGTGTGCGACGAGCTGGCCCGGGGCGCGACGGGCATGGGCGCGCCCGCGGGCGGCTACCGGGGCGGGTTCAGCGTGTCCCAGTAG